The following coding sequences are from one Sphaeramia orbicularis chromosome 11, fSphaOr1.1, whole genome shotgun sequence window:
- the LOC115428102 gene encoding zinc finger protein 41-like, translated as MAQKVQILRSLVEQRLTAAAEEIFGLFERTIVEYEEELCRTKEENQRQRQILDCVWNPRVLIHKTDIQQHLVVKEEVPPEQQEWNPIVDQEEPEPEPPHIKEEQEELWTSQEVNITKFPSTPVPVKSEDDGFNQTQTVETKMEANKVDCGGSEPASSFHPHRNLQTKTKEQNEDSEETEDSDEDQILNHKPESKLPTNSSTEQTETETDGDDSGGSEPDINLVQMESVKRTSDSKSLLEEHMDTHTGQKLVGSSECEATFSQKKNTTQETDSPRDIMMNNDLTRSDVGCEKKRYHCSVCSKTFARKSYLKIHMRIHTGEKPFCCSICGSTFTSKSTLRSHMMLHTGEKPFKCSLCHKCFRHKSEVRRHMTIHTGERPFSCSECSKSFTQKIDWERHTMLHTGERPFSCVVCQKRFTRKHHLQTHMKIHTREYSRRKNY; from the exons atGGCCCAAAAAGTGCAGATTTTGAGGTCACTTgtggagcagagactaactgcagctgctgaagagatatttgggctCTTTGAAAGAACCATAGTAGAGTATgaggaggaactttgtcgaactaaagaagaaaaccagagacaaagacaaatactggactgtgtttggaatCCGAGAGTCCTGATACACAAAACAG ACATCCAGCAGCACTTGGTGGTTAAAGAAGAGGTTCCTCCTGAGCAGCAGGAGTGGAATCCCATTGTAgaccaggaggaaccagaaccagagcccccACACAtcaaagaggaacaggaggaattATGGACTAGCCAGGAAGTGAATATCACCAAGTTCCCATCCACTCCTGTCCCTGTGAAGAGTGAAGATGATGGCTTTAATCAAACACAAACTGTGGAGACCAAAATGGAAGCAAATAAAGTGGACTGTGGAGGATCAGAACCAGCCAGCAGCTTCCATCCACATAGaaatttacaaacaaaaaccaaagagCAGAATGAAGACTCTGAGGAAACCGAGGACAGCGATGAAGACCAGATCCTGAACCACAAACCTGAGTCAAAGCTTCCAACAAACAGCTCAActgaacagacagaaacagaaactGATGGAGATGACAGCGGAGGATCAGAGCCGGACATTAACCTGGTCCAAATGGAGAGCGTAAAGAGAACCTCAGACAGTAAGAGTTTACTGGAGGAACACATGGACACTCACACAGGACAAAAACTGGTTGGTTCTTCTGAATGTGAAGCAACATTTTCTCAGAAGAAAAACACGACACAGGAAACAGACTCACCCAGAGACATAATGATGAATAATGACTTGACTCGAAGTGATGTGGGATGTGAAAAGAAACGCTACCATTGCTCTGTGTGCTCGAAAACATTTGCTCGAAAATCATATTTAAAAATCCATATGAgaatccacactggagagaagccATTTTGTTGTTCAATTTGTGGAAGCACATTCACCTCCAAGTCAACTTTACGCAGTCACATGATGTTACACACAGGAGAAAAACcattcaaatgttcactgtgtcaCAAATGTTTTAGACACAAAAGTGAGGTCAGGAGACACATGACAATACACACAGGAGAGAGACCTTTTAGCTGTTCAGAATGCAGTAAAAGTTTTACTCAGAAGATAGATTGGGAGCGTCACACGATGCTCCACACTG